Below is a genomic region from Spirosoma radiotolerans.
TAGATGGGCTGCTGGTGCTGCGTGTCGTAGCTGTAATACCGAACGACATCTTTCGTGTTGACCTGCTGAAATTGTAAATCCTGAATCACCTTCGTATATAAGCCCTCGACCGTTAATTTATAGCCTCCTACCACATAATCGACGGCCAGGTTATTCCGGAACATTTGCGGCATTTTGAAATTATTGTCGATCAGGTCTACCTGGGTACGGGTTACACCGCCGTTTGCCGGGTTGTTATTGATCAGCAAGCCCCCATTGGGCACGAGTGGATCACCCACCAGTTTGGTGGTAGCGGTGGCGTTGTTGTTGAAATCATAAGCGCCATAACCTACACCATTGTTATAAAAGGCATATCCTAGCCAGGCAAAGGGAATACGACCCGTAAACAGGCCCGTTCCACCCCGGACAACCAGGCTCTTATCGCCATTGGCATCAAAGGTGAAGCCTAAGCGGGGCGAAATCTGAACGTTATTCAGGAAGTTGTTCTTGATTTGGTTCAGGGGCGTAAAGCTGTAGGTATTACCCATGTTGGCCGGATCACCTGCCGAACTCGTCACCAGTGGGCTCAGCGCTGGTTTAGTAGGCAACCCTGAATAGTCGAAGCGAACACCCGGTGAAATCTTTAACTTATCGGTCAGTTGAATATCATCCTGCAAGTAGGCACTCATCAGGTTGACATTGAAGTGCGCGTAGGGATTGTTGAATTGGTTATCCAGGTTATTCGTCGCGTCAGAGAACGGGTACGAGCCACGCACCCGGTTCGGCAGTTTCGCCAGGAATTCAGCCGGGCTACGGTACGAAATCCGGCCGTTTGGCGAATTGACAAATCCGTAATCAATGGTATAGAACTCGTTGTGCGTACCCAGCGTAAACGTGTTTTTGCCTAGATAGAACGTAAAGTTATCGGTCAGCTCAAACGTCTTCTGACGCATATTGAACACCGATGCTTCCCGGTCATTTCCCAAGAATATCGTTCCGCCGTTGTAGCCAATTTCCACTTGGGGGAAGGTGCGGACATTGGCCAGTGTATTGCGGTAATCGTGTACACTCGAATAGCCAACGATCAGGCTGTTCGACGCCCGGCCGCTGAACTGGCTTTTCAATTCGGCAACCGTGCTGCTCTGGTTGTTGGTTTGTTTGTAGTCGATACTGCCAAACCGGAAGTTCTGCGCGTCACGCTCTAGGTTTGTCGCTTCGGAGAATACCGTGTTGTTACGGATCGTCAGCTGATTTTTTTCATTGATGTTCCAGTCAATGCGGTTGAAAAACTTAGTGCTGTTGGAATAAATGGCATAGTCACCGGCTGAGCCCGCGTCAAGACCGTAGTTGGTTTTTACGAAATCGCTAAGCTGCTGAGCCAGGGCTACATCTTTGATGAGCGAACTGGGTGAACCCGCCTGGAACTGAACGGGATCCTGCCGACGGGTAATTTCTTCATTCGTGAAGAAGAACAGTTTGTTTTTGATCAGGGGAAGACCCACCCGTACACCTGTCTGGTACTCGTGAAATGTGCTTGGGAGCTTCTCTTTGGCATTCGATGCGCCGTTCCAGGCACCGGTCAGCGTGGCATTACGACCAAATCCGTATATAGAACCCGTTACTTCATTGGTACCGCTGCGGGTTACCGCATTGACCGAGCCACCCAAAAAGTTACCCAGCCGAACATCGAACGGAGCCACAGCTACCTGAATGTCCTGTATGGCGTCGAGGCTGACGGGGTTGGTGCGGGTACTTGAACCGGGTTGCCCCGACGTACCGGTAGAACCGCCGAGCGAAGGGCTGAACCCAATGGCGTCGTTATTAATGGCGCCGTCGATGGTTACGTTGTTGTACCGGAAGTTAGTACCAGCGAAGGAATTATTGTTGTTCACCTGTGGCGACAGGCGGGTCATGTCGGTCAGGCTGCGGGA
It encodes:
- a CDS encoding TonB-dependent receptor; translation: MKFFRSTSLLVLFLVIAFSTTWAQVTTSGLSGRIIDTKKEALVGATVQATYTPTGTKYAAVTDVEGRFRINNMNAGGPYEIVVTYVSYKTETQSGVTLQLGETTNLNITLQDASTQLSEVVVKGNREGDKQGAGISVNSETIRRLPTISRSLTDMTRLSPQVNNNNSFAGTNFRYNNVTIDGAINNDAIGFSPSLGGSTGTSGQPGSSTRTNPVSLDAIQDIQVAVAPFDVRLGNFLGGSVNAVTRSGTNEVTGSIYGFGRNATLTGAWNGASNAKEKLPSTFHEYQTGVRVGLPLIKNKLFFFTNEEITRRQDPVQFQAGSPSSLIKDVALAQQLSDFVKTNYGLDAGSAGDYAIYSNSTKFFNRIDWNINEKNQLTIRNNTVFSEATNLERDAQNFRFGSIDYKQTNNQSSTVAELKSQFSGRASNSLIVGYSSVHDYRNTLANVRTFPQVEIGYNGGTIFLGNDREASVFNMRQKTFELTDNFTFYLGKNTFTLGTHNEFYTIDYGFVNSPNGRISYRSPAEFLAKLPNRVRGSYPFSDATNNLDNQFNNPYAHFNVNLMSAYLQDDIQLTDKLKISPGVRFDYSGLPTKPALSPLVTSSAGDPANMGNTYSFTPLNQIKNNFLNNVQISPRLGFTFDANGDKSLVVRGGTGLFTGRIPFAWLGYAFYNNGVGYGAYDFNNNATATTKLVGDPLVPNGGLLINNNPANGGVTRTQVDLIDNNFKMPQMFRNNLAVDYVVGGYKLTVEGLYTKVIQDLQFQQVNTKDVVRYYSYDTQHQQPIYVAANGSAGAQRIDNNFANAYMLSNTNKGYRYSLTGQIQRNFPFGFGFSTAYTYGKSFDITNGIRNSMESNWQLNQSLTPNNPQLGYSNFDIRHRIVGTVNYRQIWNPRNATTVTLFYSLQSGTPFSWGYVNTTIDGTGQANSLAYIPRDLTEAQKLLPTGTQAADFMAFVESDSYLKTRKGTFTERNAARTPWNNTMDLRFLHEFKLKGRQSIQISYDIINFLNLLDKKLGYSYFAANTFNSTGSIGLTRATNPTSGDPTFTWSAPSTPYSIDPLGSRWQMQIGARYTF